Genomic DNA from Hyperolius riggenbachi isolate aHypRig1 chromosome 10, aHypRig1.pri, whole genome shotgun sequence:
TCAGCGTCTAATGTTTTTTCCTCCAGCGCCATCCCACCACCCTGGAATGTCTTTCCAGTTGCTTaatgggttcagtcagccagggctgtctgttgatgtgGTGGGGGCGAATTTTGGTGGGGGAGAGTCTAAGGTGGAGTAGTGTATGGATGCTGTCTAAGGGTCAGCAGCGCTCATTAAAAAACAATGTATGCTATGCTTGTTCCTtgcatgttaattaacatagttactatattaataacatagtaaacatgctaattaacatagtagcagctgcGCTTGTGAAGTATCACAGTCGCAATACTTCACAGTAGTGGTCCCGGCATTTAAAGGAGCGCACAATGCTATGCAAACAACGCGCATAACTTAGTGAGGCACACTACGCTGCAAGGAGCGAACGTAGCATGCATAGCGGCCAGCCGGCCACTAATTGTTTTTTAACAAGCGATGCTGGAGCAGCTCtcgtttgtgaatcaaccccaaggttGTGATCTGGTAGGGGAACATTATTAAAGGTTAGAACAGAGCACAGTTGAGTAAAGACTAGATTCAGAGTGTTAATGATAGAAGGTATGTCAGTGGAGACGACCTGAAgaagccatgcagagaagtggtCTATAACATGACTTATGAGTGTAGAATACgatttataaatatataaatgataTTTGTTTAAATTATCTCCCCAACAGATGGGCAGTATATTGGGAACCTCTCAGAGGGACATCTTGTGTCGCATCCGCATGATGTTGCAGAAGACAATGGCATCAGAAAATGTTCTCCACGCAGAGGTCACAGTACAAACAGATCAGCAGATCCTTCTAATCACAGTGTGAATCGGTCACATGAGCATTCTTCTCTGGGGGAATCATCTGCTCCATCAAATCATGCCAAACCCCAAGAGGAGAATATCTTCCAATGTTCTACAGCTGATAAGAAATCTGCCTCTAATTCATCTGTTGCTGGATACCAGAAGAAGCTCCCGAGGGAACCTGCGTTTTCGTGTTTGGAGTGTGAGAGAACGTTtgcaataaagtgtttatttgtgAGACACCAGAgagttcacactggtgagaaacccttcACATGTTccaagtgtgggaaatgcttttccTATAAAGAGAGCCTCACTGTCCATTCAAAGgtccacacaggtgagaagcctttCTCTTGCACAAAGTGTGAGAGATCCTTCATACAGAAGTGTGACCTACTTAAACATGAAAGAACCCACACTGGTGAGCGCcctttttcctgttcagagtgtgggaaatgctttgctgAGAAAGGCACACTCTTTACCCATCGGAAGACTCACACCGGTGAGCGCCCTTTTCCTTGTACTCAGTGTGGGAAGTGTTTCTCTGAAAAAGGCACCCTCCTTAtacaccagagaattcacactggCGAGCGTccatattcatgttcagagtgtgggaaaggctttGTTCAGAAAGGAGACCTTCTTAGACACCATCAAATCCACACAGGCGAGCGCCCTTACTGTTGTTCAGATTGTGGCAAAGGTTTCATCCAAAAAGCAGATTTGCTAACGCACCAGAGGACTCACACCGGCGAACGGCCTtttccatgttcagagtgtgggaaatgttttacaacGAAAAGCAATTTAATTGTACACCAGAGAATGCACGCCCGCTGATGTCAGTGACTACCGGTAAATTACATTTAATAGGTAGGGCATTTGTACAATAAGGAAAAAAGAAGCAGTATGGTATGGAGTGAAGAGGTGCATCTTGGGTTTTTATGCATTTTGGGAACACAAGACAGTGAAATCTTCAGGCCACACCTGCTAGGTCTTTTCCTCGCCTATTTTGGAGTTTTGTCCAATAAATGCCCTGCTTTCAGAACTGTGTAAATGTCAAGTGAGGTCAATGTAAAATTAAATTAAAGTTGAATGATAACATCTTCACAGAATGCTTTAAAGTGCTATTTTCATGATGCAGGCAGGTACTGAGCAGTCTAGTATTATTAGtggtttgttttttcacattattGTAATTAGCAATTCTGCTGCCTTTGCCCTCTACTGTAACATTGCAGTTGATGTTTTCTTTTCGTATGCAAATAGTCAGCAGCTTTGTATTGTCTTTCATCAGTGTACATCTCTCtccctaaaggacacctgagctgagaaggatacggaggctgccatatttaattacttttaaacaataccagttgcttgtcagtcctgctgatctctttggttgcagtagtggctgaatcacacatcacacacctgaaacaagcatgcagctaatccaatcagatttcagtcagagcttctgatctgcatgcttgttcaggggctatggctaaaggtattggaggcagaggatcagcagcagagccaccaggcaactggtattgtttgaaaggaaataaatatgacagcttgcatatcgctctcagttcaggtgtcttttaTCTCTTCTTATTTTGGCCCAGCCTTTCTCCGCtcttcccttaaagtgaaccagaggtgttttaaaaagaaaaaaagattgatAGTTCCCTAAGACGAGGCTTCCCACCTTGAGACCTCTGccactgcctgggaccctcttgACAGTTTGCAGCCACTCCTCTCTTTGTGCAATGGTTCACccttactgcgcctgctcagtggATGGCAGGGAGCGAAgccatatgttcagagggtccatgCACGGGAACAATGAGGGGGCAAAgaggacacgggaagcctctggactaccctgaggcttccctctacctaggtaagtaacgtatttttcggactataagaagcTCCTGGCCataagacgcatctaggtttagag
This window encodes:
- the LOC137534932 gene encoding zinc finger protein 239-like isoform X2 translates to MMGTVKEEEETYVRSDQQSMEEGDMIWRIKEEEEEETLKNDQQSTVKEEMMRTDKVEEKGTYMRDDQQSMGESDIMDTIKKEKEETYVKSDQRSVVEDGMQCITAEDTEGTNVKIKQHSIPDDKIMSLNSGEGGETYVRDDQKPTKEGKMMRAIKVEEEAYVKGDEHSTAEGKSHWTIEKEGGNIYLRGSQASIKKVDLNGTVKEEQEDSSVKGEQQSMKKGEMMQTVQEEESTEKGEPRKIKEGESSLHIGMDGQYIGNLSEGHLVSHPHDVAEDNGIRKCSPRRGHSTNRSADPSNHSVNRSHEHSSLGESSAPSNHAKPQEENIFQCSTADKKSASNSSVAGYQKKLPREPAFSCLECERTFAIKCLFVRHQRVHTGEKPFTCSKCGKCFSYKESLTVHSKVHTGEKPFSCTKCERSFIQKCDLLKHERTHTGERPFSCSECGKCFAEKGTLFTHRKTHTGERPFPCTQCGKCFSEKGTLLIHQRIHTGERPYSCSECGKGFVQKGDLLRHHQIHTGERPYCCSDCGKGFIQKADLLTHQRTHTGERPFPCSECGKCFTTKSNLIVHQRMHAR
- the LOC137534932 gene encoding zinc finger protein 239-like isoform X1, encoding MNNVVKRKSGWKGDHLDMMGTVKEEEETYVRSDQQSMEEGDMIWRIKEEEEEETLKNDQQSTVKEEMMRTDKVEEKGTYMRDDQQSMGESDIMDTIKKEKEETYVKSDQRSVVEDGMQCITAEDTEGTNVKIKQHSIPDDKIMSLNSGEGGETYVRDDQKPTKEGKMMRAIKVEEEAYVKGDEHSTAEGKSHWTIEKEGGNIYLRGSQASIKKVDLNGTVKEEQEDSSVKGEQQSMKKGEMMQTVQEEESTEKGEPRKIKEGESSLHIGMDGQYIGNLSEGHLVSHPHDVAEDNGIRKCSPRRGHSTNRSADPSNHSVNRSHEHSSLGESSAPSNHAKPQEENIFQCSTADKKSASNSSVAGYQKKLPREPAFSCLECERTFAIKCLFVRHQRVHTGEKPFTCSKCGKCFSYKESLTVHSKVHTGEKPFSCTKCERSFIQKCDLLKHERTHTGERPFSCSECGKCFAEKGTLFTHRKTHTGERPFPCTQCGKCFSEKGTLLIHQRIHTGERPYSCSECGKGFVQKGDLLRHHQIHTGERPYCCSDCGKGFIQKADLLTHQRTHTGERPFPCSECGKCFTTKSNLIVHQRMHAR